ctgtactatagtctatctatctgatctatctgacctgtactatactatagtactatatctatctgacctgtactatagtctatctgacctgtactatagtctatctatctgacctgtactatagtctatctgacctgtactatagtctatctatctgacctgtactatagtctatctgacctgtactatagtctatctacctgtctatctgacctgtactatagtctatctgacctgtactatagtctatctatctgacctgtactatagtctatctgacctgtactatagtctatctatctgacctgtactatagtctatctgacctgtactatagtctatctgacctgtactatagtctatctatctgacctgtactatagtctagtctagtctatctgacctgtactatagtctatctatctgacctgtactatagtctatctatctgtcctgtactatagtctatctgacctgtactatagtctatctgacctgtactatagtctatctgacctgtactatagtctatctatctgacctgtactatagtctatctgacctgtactatagtctatctatctgacctgtactatagtctatctgacctgtactatagtctatctgacctgtactatagtctatctgacctgtactatagtctatctatctgacctgtactatagtctatctatctgacctgtactatagtctatctgacctgtactatagtctatctgacctgtactatagtctatctgacctgtactatagtctatctgacctgtactatagtctatctgacctgtactatagtctatctatctgacctgtactatagtctatctatctgacctgtactatagtctatctgacctgtactatagtctatctatctgacctgtactatagtctatctgacctgtactatagtctatctgacctgtactatagtctatctgacctgtactatagtctatctgacctgtactatagtctatctgacctgtactatagtctatctgacctgtactatagtctatctatctgacctgtactatagtctatctgacctgtactatagtctatctgacctgtactatagtctatctatctgacctgtactatagtctatctatctgacctgtactatagtctatctatctgacctgtactatagtctatctgacctgtactatagtctatctatctgacctgtactatagtctatctatctgacctgtactatagtctatctgacctgtactatagtctatctgacctgtactatagtctatctatctgacctgtactatagtctatctatctgacctgtactatagtctatctgtcctgtactatagtctatctatctgacctgtactatagtctatctatctgacctgtactatagtctatctgacctgtactatagtctatctgacctgtactatagtctatctatctgacctgtactatagtctatctatctgacctgtactatagtctatctatctgacctgtactatagtctatctgacctgtactatagtctatctatctgacctgtactatagtctatctatctgacctgtactatagtctatctatctgacctgtactatagtctatctgacctgtactatagtgtatctgacctgtactatagtgtatctgacctgtactatagtctatctatctgacctgtactatagtctatctatctgacctgtactatagtctatctatctgacctgtactatagtgtatctgacctgtactatagtgtatctgacctgtactatagtctatctatctgacctgtactatagtctatctatctgacctgtactatagtctatctgacctgtactatagtgtatctgacctgtactatagtgtatctgacctgtactatagtctatctgacctgtactatagtctatctgacctgtactatagtctatctatctgacctgtactatagtctatctgacctgtactatagtctatctgacctgtactatagtctatctgacctgtactatagtctatctgacctgtactatagtctatctgacctgtactatagtctatctgacctgtactatagtctatctatctgacctgtactatagtctatctgacctgtactatagtctatctatctgacctgtactatagtctatctatctgacctgtactatagtctatctatctgacctgtactatagtctatctgacctgtactatagtctatctgacctgtactatagtctatctgacctgtactatagtctatctgacctgtactatagtctatctatctgacctgtactatagtctatctatctgacctatagtctatctatctgacctgtactatagtctatctatctgacctgtactatagtctatctgacctgtactatagtctatctgacctgtactatagtctatctgacctgtactatagtctatctatctgacctatagtctatctatctgacctgtactatagtctatctgacctgtactatagtctatctgacctgtactatagtctatctgacctgtactatagtctatctatctgacctgtactatagtctatctgacctgtactatagtctatctgacctgtactatagtctatctatctgacctgtactatagtctatctatctgacctgtactatagtctatctatctgacctgtactatagtctatctgacctgtactatagtctatctgacctgtactatagtctatctgacctgtactatagtctatctatctgacctgtactatagtctatctatctgacctgtactatagtctatctatctgacctgtactatagtctatctatctgacctgtactatagtctatctatctgacctgtactatagtctatctgacctgtactatagtctatctatctgacctgtactatagtctatctatctgacctgtactatagtctatctatctgacctgtactatagtctatctgacctgtactatagtctatctgacctgtactatagtctatctgacctgtactatagtctatctgacctgtactatagtctatctgacctgtactatagtgtatctgacctgtactatagtctatctgacctgtactatagtctatctgacctgtactatagtctatctgacctgtactatagtctatctatctgacctgtactatagtctatctgacctgtactatagtctatctgacctgtactatagtctatctgacctgtactatagtctatctatctgacctgtactatagtctatctatctgacctgtactatagtctatctgtcctgtactatagtctatctgacctgtactatagtctatctgacctgtactatagtctatctgacctgtactatagtctatctatctgacctgtactatagtctatctgacctgtactatagtctatctgacctgtactatagtctatctgacctgtactatagtctatctatctgacctgtactatagtctatctatctgacctgtactatagtctatctgtcctgtactatagtctatctgacctgtactatagtctatctgacctgtactatagtctatctatctgacctgtactatagtctatctatctgacctgtactatagtctatctatctgacctgtactatagtctatctgacctgtactatagtctatctgacctgtactatagtctatctgacctgtactatagtctatctgacctgtactatagtctatctatctgacctgtactatagtctatctgacctgtactatagtctatctgacctgtactgtCTATCtactatctgacctgtactatagtctatctatctgacctgtactatagtctatctgacctgtactatagtctatctgacctgtactatagtctgatactatagtctatctgacctgtactatagtgtatctatctgacctgtactatagtctatctgacctgtactatagtctatctgacctgtactatagtctatctgacctgtactatagtgtatctatctgacctgtactatagtctatctgacctgtactatagtctatctgacctgtactatagtctatctgacctgtactatagtctatctatctgacctgtactatagtctatctatctgacctgtactatagtctatctgacctgtactatagtctatctgacctgtactatagactatagtacaggtctatagtctatctgacctgtactatagtctatctgacctgtactatagtctatctatctgacctgtactatagtctatctatctgacctgtactatagtctatctgacctgtactatagtctatctgacctgtactatagtctatctgacctgtactatagtctatctatctgacctgtactatagtctatctgacctgtactatagtctatctatctgacctgtactatagtctatctgacctgtactatagtctatctgacctgtactatgaAGGCAGCCATGGCAGAGAACAGGGCCAGTAGTGCCATGCGTCTGAGCCGGCGCAGGTTGACCCGCTTCAGGAGGAAGAAGCGTGCCCAGCCCAGCTTCTTAGCCGTGTGGGGCGGGTAACGCATGGCGTTGGCATCCTCCAGGTTGAGCTTCTTAATGAGACAGGCACGCAGGTGGCTGAGCTGGTCAAAGCCGTGCTGGCTGTGGTAGCGTCCCATACCACTGTTACCTTGggggagggacacacacacacacacacacacacacacacacacacacacacacacacacacacacacacacacacacacacacacacacacacacacacacacacacacacacacacacaaggtcaggtcaggtacTAACAAGGGTGCTATTaagacacacacataacacacttATCAgtatcatatgtgtgtgtgtgtgtgtgtgtgtgtgtgtgtgtgtgtgtgtgtgtgcgtgcgtgtgtgtgtgtgtgtgtgtgtgtgtgtgtgtgtgtgtgtgtgtgtgtgtgtgtgtgtgtgtgtgtgtgtgtgtgtgtgtgtgtgtgtgtgtgtgtgtgtgtgtgtgtgtgtgtgtgtgtgtgtgtgtgttaacttacCCACCCCTCCGAAGGGGAGAGCACTGACAGTGAAGTGGACCAGACAGTCATTGGCCACTAGGGCCCCACTAGAAGTCTCTGCTATCACCCTCCTGATCAactagaggtggagggagggaggaggagagagagggagggggagagagagggagggaggtagagagacgtggagagagatggagagagggggaaagagagggagaaaggggtagagagagagagagggagggaggtagagagaggtggaaagagagggagagtgagagagagagagagggagagaggggggaaagagagagagagagagagagagagagagagagagagagagagagagagagagagagagagagagagagagggagggagggaggtagagagagggagggaggtagagagaggtggaaagagagggaaagagagggagagggggagagagggtgagaaggggagagagagagagagagagagagagagagagagagagagagagagagggagagggagggaggtagagagaggtggaaagagagggaaagagggggaaagagagggggagagggggagagaggtagatagggggagagagagagagcgggagagaggtagagagagagagagggggagagaggtggaggagagagagagagggggagagaggtagagaaagggggagagagaggtagagagagggggagagagaggtggagagagggagaggggggagagagagggagagaggtagagagggggagagagaggtggagggagagagagagggggagagaggtagagagagggagagagagagagggggagagaggtagagagagggggagagagaggtggagggagagaaagagggggaaagagagggagaagtggggagagagggtgagaaggggagagatggtgagaaggggggagagagggtgagaaggggagggggaaagaggtggggagaggtggagagaaagggaagtggagagagggagggagagagagggagagagagggaggtggagagagggagacagagagggtgggagatggagatagagaggagagaaggaggtgtagagagggatgtggagagagcgggagggatgtggagagagggagggatgtggagagacagagagagacagagggagagagagagagagagggagggagagggagggaggtggagagacagagagagacagagggagagagagagagagagggagggagagggagggagggaggtggagagagagggagacagagagggagagagaggaagcgagagagacagcgagtcagagggagagagacagcgagtcagagggagagagacagcgagtcagagggagagagacagcgagtcagagggagagagacagcgagtcagagggagagagacagcgagtcagagggagagagacagcgagtcagagggagagagacagcgagtcagagggagagagacagcgagtcagagggagagagacagagagtcagagggagagagacagagagacagcgagtcagagggagagagacagagagacagcgagtcagagggagagagacagcgagtcagagggagagagacagagagacagcgagtcagagggagagagacagcgagtcagagggagagagacagagagtcagagggagagagacagagagacagcgagtcagagggagagagacagagagacagcgagtcagagggagagagacagcgagtcagagggagagagacagagagacagcgagtcagagggagagagacagcgagtcagagggagagagacagagagacagcgagtcagagggagagagacagcgagtcagagggagagagacagcgagtcagagggagagagacagagagacagcgagtcagagggagagagacagagagacagcgagtcagagggagagagacagcgagtcagagggagagagacagagagtcagagggagagagacagagggagagagacagagagacagcgagtcagagggagagagagagagggagggaggtggagagagagggagggaggtggagagagagggagacagagagggagagagaggaagcgagagagacagcgagtcagagggagagagacagcgagtcagagggagagagacagcgagtcagagggagagagacagcgagtcagagggagagagacagcgagtcagagggagagagacagagagacactaacTTAGTATTTAGCGTAGGTCATATTCATTAATATGGATACGTTTCATTAGTTAAAGTTGCATTAGTTTAATCTTACAGACCTTAGCTTTGATTTGACTTCTATGGTCTTTACCTTGTTGTCAGGTGAGAACACGTAGAGGGCCAGaggcttctctctctcattgatgAACTGTATAGCCTCGTCCACTCCACTAACAGTGACAATAGGGAGCAGGGGACCAAAGATCTCCTCTTGCATCACCTTGGAGCCCCCTGTCACGTCCTTCAGCACCGTGGGGCCTGGACACACGCGCACATTGAgaaataacacaataacacacacagtgagccgACACAAAGGGGCAGGAAGGGAAGGCTCGTGAATACTACAAACTTGAGAAATAACACACGCAGCCTACAGGGGCCTCGTTAACGTACCTATATAGCATTGTGACTGGTCGCTGTCTCCTCCGATGGCCACAGTACTCCCCTCGAGCAGTGACATCACCCTCTGGAAGTGGCGCTGGTTAATGATGCGTCCGTAGTCCTCGAAGGACTTTGGGTCGTCCGTATAAAACTCCTAACACCAGCCCAAAGGTAAAATACACGATTGTGAATGATCATTCAAATGCAGCTATAGGGCCTAGTGAAAGTCTGCTCCCTCTTGAAGGTTTTTCCTTAACATAAAAAGGAATGGAATTATACTTTTCTCCCCTCTATTTACCAGTattgtggtggtggcagcatcatgttatgggtatgcttgtcaccggcagggactggggagtttgtcaggatGAAAATAGATATGAAAAGGAGCAGAGCCCAGGTAAAAAGTTTGAGGAAAACCCCACCTCAGTCTCTAGAGTTGTATTTTTCTACGGGACAACTACACAAATGTTTATGCAAAAGCAGTGTCGAGTGTTCCTGAGTGGTCTCAGTTCAGACATAAATCTGCTTAAAATAAAAATCAGAGACAAGGTTTAAATAACACTGTCCATTAATGATCCCCAAACAAATTTACTGAACCTGAGCAATTTTGACATCTAGTATTAACTCAAGGGGGTTGGATTTATCCAATtatcatatttcagtttttttttcttaATTTGGAAAATGTTCCAGAATTTTATTttactttgaaaatgtggagtaggGTGTGTAGATTTAAATGTGGAGTAGGGTGTGTAGATTTAAATGTGGAGTAGGGTGTGTAGATTTAAATGTGGAGTAGGGTGTGTAGATTTAAATGTGGAGTAGGGTGTGTAGATTTAAATGTGGAGTAGGGTGTGTAGATTTAAATGTGGAGTAGGGTGTGTAGATTTAAATGTGGAGTAGGGTGTGTAGATTTAAATGTGGAGTAGGGTGTGTAGATTTAAATGTGGAGTAGGGTGTGTAGATTTAAATGTGGAGTAGGGTGTGTAGATTTAAACGTGGAGTAGGGTGTGTAGATTTAAATGTGGAGTAGGGTGTGTAGATTTAAACGTGGAGTAGGATGTGTAGATATGATGGAAAACACATTTAAATGTGGAGTAGGGTGTGTAGATTTAAATGTGGAGTAGGGTGTGTAGATTTAAATGTGGAGTAGGATGTGTAGATATGTTGGAAAACACATTTAAATGTGGAGTAGGGTGTGTAGATTTAAATGTGGAGTAGGGTGTGTAGATTTAAATGTGGAGTAGGATGTGTAGATATGTTGGAAAACACATTTAAATGTGGAGTAGGGTGTGTAGATTTGAATGTGGAGTAGGGTGTGTAGATTTAATTGTGGAGTAGGGTGTGTAGATTTGAATGTGGAGTAGGGTGTGTAGATATGATGGAAAACACATTTAAATGTGGAGTAGGGTGTGTAGATTTAAATGTGGAGTAGGGTGTGTAGATTTGAATGTGGAGTAGGGTGTGTAGATTTAAACGTGGAGTAGGGTGTGTAGATTTGAATGTGGAGTAGGGTGTGTAGATTTGAATGTGGAGTAGGGTGTGTAGATATGTTGTAAAACAAGTTTTATTttactttgaaaatgtggagtagggtgtgtagatatcattttacatttacatttaagtcatttagcagacgctcttatccagagcgacttatgatGGAAAACACATTTAAATGTGGAGTAGGGTGTGTAGATTTAAATGTGGAGTAGGGTGTGTAGATTTAAATGTGGAGTAGGGTGTGTAGATTTAAATGTGGAGTAGGGTGTGTAGATTTAAATGTGGAGTAGGGTGTGTAGATTTAAACGTGGAGTAGGGTGTGTAGATTTAAATGTGGAGTAGGGTGTGTAGATTTAAACGTGGAGTAGGATGTGTAGATATGATGGAAAACACATTTAAATGTGGAGTAGGGTGTGTAGATTTAAATGTGGAGTAGGGTGTGTAGATTTAAATGTGGAGTAGGATGAGGAGATATGTTGGAAAACACATTTAAATGTGGAGTAGGGTGTGTAGATTTAAATGTGGAGTAGGGTGTGTAGATTTAAATGTGGAGTAGGATGTGTAGATATGTTGGAAAACACATTTAAATGTGGAGTAGGGTGTGTAGATTTGAATGTGGAGTAGGGTGTGTAGATTTAATTGTGGAGTAGGGTGTGTAGATTTGAATGTGGAGTAGGGTGTGTAGATATGATGGAAAACACATTTAAATGTGGAGTAGGGTGTGTAGATTTAAATGTGGAGTAGGGTGTGTAGATTTGAATGTGGAGTAGGGTGTGTAGATTTAAACGTGGAGTAGGGTGTGTAGATTTGAATGTGGAGTAGGGTGTGTAGATTTAAACGTGGAGTAGGGTGTGTAGATTTGAATGTGGAGTAGGGTGTGTAGATTTGAATGTGGAGTAGGGTGTGTAGATTTGAATGTGGAGTAGGGTGTGTAGATTTAAATGTGGAGTAGGGTGTGTAGATTTGAATGTGGAGTAGGGTGTGTAGAtatcattttacatttacatttaagtcatttagcagacgctcttatccagagcgacttatgatGGAAAACACATTTAAATGTGGAGAAGGGTGTGTAGATTTAAATGTGGAGTAGGGTGTGTAGATTTAAATGTGGAGTAGGGTGTGTAGATTTAAATGTGGAGTAGGGTGTGTAGATTTAAACGTGGAGTAGGGTGTGTAGATTTAAATGTGGAGTAGGGTGTGTAGATTTAAATGTGGAGTAGGATGTGTAGATATGTTGGAAAACACATTTAAATGTGGAGTAGGGTGTGTAGATTTGAATGTGGAGTAGGGTGTGTAGATATGAATGTGGAGTAGGGTGTGTAGATTTAAATGTGGAGTAGGGTGTGTAGATTTGAATGTGGAGTAGGGTGTGTAGATATGATGGAAAACACATTTAAATGTGGAGTAGGGTGTGTAGATTTAAATGTGGAGTAGGGTGTGTAGATTTAAATGTGGAGTAGGGTGTGTAGATTTGAATGTGGAGTAGGGTGTGCAGATATGAATGTGGAGTAGGGTGTGTAGATTTAAATGTGGAGTAGGGTGTGTAGATTTGAATGTGGAGTAGGGTGTGTAGATATGAATGTGGAGTAGGGTGTGTAGATTTGAAATGTGGAGTAGGGTGTGTAGATTTAAATGTGGAGTAGGGTGTGTAGATTTGAATGTGGAGTAGGGTGTGTAGATATGTTGTAAAACAAGTTCAAGGGGGTGTCGACTTTCTACAGGCACTGAGTGAATTACAGCTGCTATCAACTTCTTTAAGAACAGGGGGGCAgcaggagcctagtggttagagcgttgggccagtaaccgaaaggttgctggatcgaatccctgggCTGACGAGGTCAAAATGTGTCATCCCTGCCCCCGAACAAGGCggttaaacccactgtttccctggtatgccatcattgtaaataactgacttgcccagttaaataaacaattaaaTAGAACTTAGAGGAAGTGAATTACAGCTGTTGACTTGTTTAAGAACAGACGTGACATTGATCTTAGTTGCCGGATAAAGGTTCTGTATGAGTGGTCTGGAGTCAACACCGGTTCTGAGCTAACGTACCACTCCTTGTACTCTGGGTCAGATGAAGTAGTGGAATGTTAATTACCCTACTGTATGTGTAAGCCCCATTCTGCCACCATTTCTATTCCAACTCATTTGTATAATCTATGCTGTACATGATACCATGATGCATTTCCTGATctcctccaccactctgtccTGGATGCTGGGTTCACACAGGATGTAGTCTGGGGCGATGCACGTCTGACCACAGTTCACAAACTTCCCCCAGGTGATACGCCTGGGGAAACACAGAGGAGTAAATGGGCTTCTCATCTGAGTAAAGTAACAGCTCAAAGACCTCAAAGCTGTTCTCATCTGAGTCTTTGAGCTGTTCTCATCTGAGTAAAGTAAGAAATGGTCTTTGAGCTGTTCTCATCTGAGTCTTTGAGCTGTTCTCATCTGAGTAAAGTATGAAATGGTCTTTGAGCTGTTCTCATCTGAGTAAAGTATGAaatggtctgctaaatgacttaaatgtaatgtaatgtaaatgtctttgAGCTGTTCTCATCTGAGTCTTTGAGCTGTTCTCATCTGAGTAAAGTATGAAATGGTCTTTGAGCTGTTCTCATCTGAGTCTTTGAGCTGTTCTCATCTGAGTAAAGTATGAAATGGTCTTTGAGCTGTTCTCATCTGAGTAAAGTATGAAATGGTCTTTGAGCTGTTCTCATCTGAGTAAAGTATGAAATGGTCTTTGAGCTGTTCTCATCTGAGTAAAGTATGAAATGGTCTTTGAGCTGTTCTCATCTGAGTCTTTGAGCTGTTCTCATCTGAGTAAAGTATGAAATGGTCTTTGAGCTGTTCTCATCTGAGTAAAGTATGAAATGGTCTTTGAGCTGTTCTCATCTGAGTCTTTGAGCTGTTCTCATCTGAGTAAAGTATGAAATGGTCTTTGAGCTGTTCTCATCTGAGTAAAGTATGAAATGGTCTTTGAGCTGTTCTCATCTGAGTCTTTGAGCTGTTCTCATCTGAGTAAAGTATGAAATGGTCTTTGAGCTGTTCTCATCTGAGTAAAGTATGAAATGGTCTTTGAGCTGTTCTCATCTGAGTAAAGTATGAAATGGTCTTTGAGCTGTTCTCATCTGAGTAAAGTATGAAACGATCTTTGAGCTGTTCTCATTTGTAACAGTCCTTGAGCTGTTGCAGTGACGCTGCCCACAATATACAATTTCCAAGATTTTAGATGACCAGGGACAAAATGACACAGATCGAATAACTCTCAAGGAATATGGGGCAGTCTGCCACTGACCGGCACGCAACTCTGAGGTCGACGTCCTTATCGATGTAACAGGGGCTCTTCCCCCCCAGCTCCAGGGTCACAGGGGTGAGGTGTCGGGCTGCGGCCTCCATCACCAGTTTACCCACAGTGCTGTTCCCTGTGTAGAAGATGTGGTCGAAACGCTGACGCAGCAACTCCTGGGTCTCTGAGACACCCCCACACACTACAGGGTACAGCTCCtggggaggacacacacacacacacacacacaa
This DNA window, taken from Oncorhynchus gorbuscha isolate QuinsamMale2020 ecotype Even-year linkage group LG13, OgorEven_v1.0, whole genome shotgun sequence, encodes the following:
- the LOC123992472 gene encoding aldehyde dehydrogenase family 3 member A2-like isoform X2 codes for the protein MSREQLVVERARRAFQTGMSKPLKFRVHQLKNLHRFITERRKDIADAVNKDLNKTEHSTELFETLGLEGEIDVAVERLAEWAAPRPVEKSLLTILDEVYIQPEPLGVVLIIGAWNYPWAVTLQPLIAAIAAGNAAVVKPSEVSSHSAKVMEELLSLYLDKELYPVVCGGVSETQELLRQRFDHIFYTGNSTVGKLVMEAAARHLTPVTLELGGKSPCYIDKDVDLRVACRRITWGKFVNCGQTCIAPDYILCEPSIQDRVVEEIRKCIMEFYTDDPKSFEDYGRIINQRHFQRVMSLLEGSTVAIGGDSDQSQCYIGPTVLKDVTGGSKVMQEEIFGPLLPIVTVSGVDEAIQFINEREKPLALYVFSPDNKLIRRVIAETSSGALVANDCLVHFTVSALPFGGVGNSGMGRYHSQHGFDQLSHLRACLIKKLNLEDANAMRYPPHTAKKLGWARFFLLKRVNLRRLRRMALLALFSAMAAFIVQRFLR
- the LOC123992472 gene encoding aldehyde dehydrogenase family 3 member A2-like isoform X1, with translation MLGVVLESRSIQQYPVSLFYQSLTQCGSRMSREQLVVERARRAFQTGMSKPLKFRVHQLKNLHRFITERRKDIADAVNKDLNKTEHSTELFETLGLEGEIDVAVERLAEWAAPRPVEKSLLTILDEVYIQPEPLGVVLIIGAWNYPWAVTLQPLIAAIAAGNAAVVKPSEVSSHSAKVMEELLSLYLDKELYPVVCGGVSETQELLRQRFDHIFYTGNSTVGKLVMEAAARHLTPVTLELGGKSPCYIDKDVDLRVACRRITWGKFVNCGQTCIAPDYILCEPSIQDRVVEEIRKCIMEFYTDDPKSFEDYGRIINQRHFQRVMSLLEGSTVAIGGDSDQSQCYIGPTVLKDVTGGSKVMQEEIFGPLLPIVTVSGVDEAIQFINEREKPLALYVFSPDNKLIRRVIAETSSGALVANDCLVHFTVSALPFGGVGNSGMGRYHSQHGFDQLSHLRACLIKKLNLEDANAMRYPPHTAKKLGWARFFLLKRVNLRRLRRMALLALFSAMAAFIVQRFLR